A genomic segment from Acidobacteriota bacterium encodes:
- a CDS encoding GspE/PulE family protein yields MVVHEESAAARNRRLIAEGVSDLESLRAGGDEDDRLGRERAEAARLAAQFGLEVADLANFRIDNDLFRHIPFDLMLRYSFIPERQLEGRLAVVMADPTDVVRVDELELQLGQPLEARIGVRSEIEDLLQKSESAQRVLDEATEDFKIQLVQEDEDSGEVLSIDRISADQSPIIKLVDSTLFNAIQRRASDVHIETREQEVVIKYRIDGVLYQAMEPIDKRHHQTIVSRIKVMSELDIAEKRIPQDGRFKVRVSGRTIDFRVSVMPSVHGEDCVIRILDKESMNQEFRNLRLDVLGLDGGTIAKLRKFIREPYGMVLVTGPTGSGKTTTLYACLSEIQSSEDKIITIEDPVEYQLDGITQIPVNEKKGLTFARGLRSILRHDPDKIMVGEIRDEETAQIAIQSALTGHLVFTTVHANNVVDVLGRFLNMNVDLYNFVAALNCVLAQRLVRRICSHCREPVRATDTLLEESGLAREDIAGWELFEGRGCMECNGTGFFGRMAVSELLDLSDAIRELILDRRPASEIRRAAGEEGMRFLRQSALEKVREGVTTLREINKVTFVD; encoded by the coding sequence ATGGTCGTCCACGAAGAGAGCGCCGCGGCGCGCAACCGTCGCCTGATCGCGGAGGGCGTGTCCGATCTGGAGAGCCTGCGGGCGGGGGGCGACGAGGACGACCGCCTCGGCCGGGAACGGGCCGAGGCCGCCCGGCTGGCGGCGCAGTTCGGGCTCGAGGTCGCCGATCTCGCGAACTTCCGCATCGACAACGACCTCTTCCGGCACATCCCCTTCGACCTGATGCTCCGCTACAGCTTCATCCCTGAACGCCAGTTGGAGGGCCGCCTGGCGGTCGTCATGGCCGACCCGACAGACGTTGTCCGCGTCGACGAACTGGAACTGCAACTCGGGCAACCGCTCGAGGCGCGCATCGGCGTCCGGTCCGAGATCGAGGATCTCCTGCAGAAGTCCGAGAGCGCGCAGCGGGTCCTCGACGAGGCGACCGAGGACTTCAAGATCCAGCTCGTCCAGGAAGACGAGGACAGCGGCGAGGTGCTCTCGATCGACCGGATCTCGGCCGACCAGAGCCCCATCATCAAGCTCGTCGACTCGACGCTGTTCAATGCAATCCAGCGCCGGGCTTCGGATGTCCACATCGAGACGCGCGAGCAGGAAGTCGTCATCAAGTACCGGATCGACGGCGTGCTCTACCAGGCGATGGAGCCGATCGACAAGCGCCACCACCAGACCATCGTCAGCCGGATCAAGGTCATGTCCGAGCTCGACATCGCCGAAAAGCGGATTCCCCAGGACGGCCGCTTCAAGGTCCGGGTCAGCGGCCGCACGATCGACTTCCGCGTATCCGTCATGCCTTCCGTCCACGGCGAAGATTGCGTCATCCGCATCCTGGACAAGGAGTCGATGAACCAGGAGTTCAGGAACCTGCGGCTCGACGTCCTCGGCCTCGACGGCGGGACGATCGCGAAGCTCCGCAAGTTCATCCGGGAGCCGTACGGCATGGTCCTGGTCACCGGTCCGACCGGATCCGGCAAGACGACCACGCTCTACGCCTGCCTGTCCGAGATCCAGTCCAGCGAGGACAAGATCATCACGATCGAGGATCCCGTCGAGTACCAGCTCGACGGCATCACCCAGATTCCCGTGAACGAGAAAAAGGGGCTGACGTTCGCCCGCGGCCTCCGCTCCATCCTCCGCCACGACCCGGACAAGATCATGGTCGGCGAGATCCGGGACGAGGAGACGGCGCAGATCGCCATCCAGTCCGCGCTGACCGGACATCTCGTGTTCACGACGGTCCACGCGAACAACGTGGTCGACGTCCTCGGCCGGTTCCTGAACATGAACGTGGACCTCTACAACTTCGTGGCGGCGTTGAACTGCGTGCTGGCCCAGCGGCTGGTCCGACGCATCTGCAGCCACTGCCGGGAGCCGGTGCGCGCCACCGACACGCTGCTCGAAGAGAGCGGTCTCGCGCGGGAGGACATCGCCGGCTGGGAACTCTTCGAGGGCCGGGGCTGCATGGAGTGCAACGGCACCGGTTTCTTCGGAAGGATGGCGGTATCGGAGCTCCTCGATCTGTCCGACGCGATCCGTGAACTGATCCTCGACCGACGACCGGCATCGGAGATCCGCCGCGCCGCCGGCGAGGAAGGAATGCGTTTCCTGCGCCAGAGCGCGCTGGAGAAAGTCCGCGAAGGAGTGACCACTCTCCGTGAGATCAACAAGGTTACCTTCGTGGATTGA
- a CDS encoding type II secretion system protein has translation MKRAGAWRRAGYTLVELVTVCAVMLVLAAVALPTATFTNKRIKEAELRSHLRQMRNAIDEHKRYSDVGLIPIEIGTDGYPGELENLVEPIQLIGQAEGEIRFLRRIPVDPMTGEAEWGLLSYQDDPDDRAWGGENVYDVYSLSDGLGLNRVAYREW, from the coding sequence ATGAAGCGGGCGGGCGCGTGGCGGCGGGCCGGCTACACGCTAGTCGAACTGGTCACGGTCTGCGCCGTGATGCTGGTCCTCGCTGCCGTCGCCCTGCCCACCGCGACCTTCACGAACAAGCGAATCAAGGAGGCCGAACTGCGCTCCCACCTCCGCCAGATGCGGAACGCGATCGACGAGCACAAGCGCTACAGCGACGTGGGGCTCATCCCGATCGAGATCGGCACCGACGGCTATCCAGGTGAACTCGAGAACCTGGTGGAGCCGATCCAGCTCATCGGGCAGGCGGAGGGCGAGATCCGGTTCCTCCGCCGCATCCCCGTCGACCCGATGACCGGCGAGGCGGAGTGGGGGCTCCTGAGTTACCAGGACGACCCGGACGACCGTGCCTGGGGAGGCGAGAACGTCTACGACGTCTACTCCCTGAGCGACGGCCTCGGTCTGAACCGGGTCGCTTACCGGGAGTGGTGA